In the genome of Thermoproteus tenax Kra 1, the window CGCCTCTCTTCACCTCAGTTGAGGCAAGATATTCGGAATAATAGCCAGAGTCCGCCGCGCGTGGACGCCTCGGCGTTGACCGAGAAGTCGCCTCGACGCTCAATATTTAAAAGGTCTCTCCAACTCAAGCCCATGCACAGAGATAAGGCTGTCGGCGCTGCGCTCGTGGCCTTGGGCGTCGTGGGCATCTTGTTGTACGGATGGCTCGTCTTCCTCTCGCCGTGGTCCCTAGCGGTGTTGCGGGCCACCGCCTTCGTGGCCGTGGCGGCGGTCTTGGGCATTCTGGCCTGGGTGGGATACGCCTTGGCCACAACGCCGCCTCCCAAGCCTATAGAGGAGATCGAGAAGGAGGTCCAGAAGGCTCTGGAGGAGATCGAGCGGCAGATGCAGTCGTCCTCAACTCAAGCTAGCTCTCCATAATCCTCATCAGCTTTTCAGCCTGCCTCAGGCCGTCGAATCTCCTCAATGCAACCTCTCTATTCTTCGCCCCCAGCTCCTCGGCGTCGGCCTCGAGGGAACGCTCCAAGGCCTCAGCTAGCGCGGCGGGATCGCCGCGGGGGACTAAAAAGGTCCCGGGGGCGCCCTCCAACACCTCCGGCAGTCCGCCCGCCTTGGACGCAACGACGAGCCTCCCTCTGACGAGGCCCTCCAGAGCCACGTAGGAGAAGGGCTCCTCCCATATCGAGGGCACTGCCACAGCCCATATCTTGAGGTAGAGCGAGTCGAGCTCCTCCGGGCTCAAGCTCCCGTAGACGCGCACTCCGCGCAGCGGATCTCTGAGCCCTTCGGCGCGCGTCATATGTAGCTCCCCGTCGAGCCCCAACCGGCGCCAGGCCTCCAACAACACTCTGTATCCCTTGAGGGGGTTCAGCCCTCCGAAATATCCGATCCCCCTTCCGGCGGGAGGAGAGTACGAGAGCCGCGGCGCCGGGTTGTAGAGGACGTAGGACTTGGGCAGGTCCCTTGCGTGGGCAACGAGGAGCCTCCGCTGGGCCTCCGATACGAAGACGGCCGCATCGGCGCTCCTCAACGCGCGCACGAAGAGCGGCGCGGCGGGGACGTTCGCCGCCTGTGAGGCGAGGGCTCTGAGGATCGATCTGCCGAGCGCCCTCTCGGTGTGCCATATACAGCTCCAACAACGCCTCTCCTCAGCTCTGCAGACTGAGCCGGCGCCCCAGTTGTACAACGTGCCCATGGGGCACGCCGGCTCGTAGCTGTGTAGGTGCACCACGGCCTTTCTGCCCACCCTCTTGGCCAAGGGGATGAGCTCCCAATACGCCGAGGCGAAATAGGCCACGTCGGCCCACTCCAGGGCCCTCCTGGCGGCGAGCGGCGGCACGTGGAACTTCCTCGTGCCCGCCCCTCCAAGCTCCACCACCTCAAGGCCCCTCGGCGGAGGGCCGCCCCTCCTCACAAACACTCTAACTTGCGCCCCCAGCTCTCTGAGGCCCACTGCGTAGAGGTATGTGGCCAGCTCTCCGCCGCCCTCTCCCCACGGCCATAGAGCCTCGGCGAATACGGCCACCTTCACGACTTGTACAGGCCAGTGCCGTTTATGCTCATAATCAGAACCCCCGGCGGAGGGCCAACCTCTAGAATACACGGCAAGTACCACTGGCCGGAGTAGGGAGGCGTATACACGTAGTACTCGGAGCGAGTCCATCTACACGCCGTTATGTTCACCGCGATGTCGGGCCTGTAGGTCTTGGCCAAGGGGAGGAGCCACGTGTCTAGCTCCCACATGACCTCCACGCGCGAGCCCGGCGGGAGAGCGCGCAGTATCTCCATATACGCTTGATACTTCGCAGGCGTTATTCTGTCCACTGGCGCAAAGAGCCCGCTCAAATGGCCGGTCGCCCATGCCCAGTCCGCCAGAGCTGGACCCGCCAAGAGGAGGGCTTGTGCGCTTATCTCCAAATACGGTCTGCCTTGAAAACAAACTGAGTCTGCGACCGCTCCGGCCCTATAGTCCGCCGCGCGGCCCGCCGTGTGTTTGAAATAGGACATTTAGCGTATTGTCCCAACGCCTCCACTGAGCCCATTAAGGTGAGTAGCCCGGCCGGGATTCGAACCCGGGCCACGGGGTCCAGAGCCCCGCATCCATGGCCGGGCTGGGTCCTTTGGCCGCTAGACGACCGGGCTCGCACCACTTCTCACACCCGCTTTAAAAGTTTTTCTCGGCGCATCTCTCGCGACGTCCTCGTATGAAACGCCAAACGTCGGGCTTCATCCCCTAAGGAGCGCCGTCGCTTTGTTCGTATGCGTCAGAGTTTAAACGCGCTCCTCCCCGGTGCCCCATGGACTCGAAGGTGTTGATCGCGGGATTGGCAATACTGATAATAGCGATCGACGTAGTGATCGCTCCCACCAACAAACCTCAGCAGACGTCTGCGGCCGGCCAACAACACTAATTCGTCGAGGCCCGCTGCATATGCGCCCACGACGACTTTATCGGCTCTTTCGCTCCAACGCGTCGCGGCCCTCTTCCTGGTGGGGACCGCCACGACCAAGCTATTGTGGTCCCAAAGCACCTCTACGTCGGAGACATCGCCGTATCTGGCCAGAGAGACCTTGGGTAGATACAGAGCGTACGACCCCCTTATTCTGATAAGGCGCCTTCTCACTGTGTTCACCGCCAGGTTGGGCCTCAAGATTAATCGAGCTTTATTATGATTAAGTCGCCTCTCTCAAATAGAGCGTCCGCATGAGTTGGGGCTAAGGCCAGATGTTCTGACCTCACGCGCATACGTCATCTCTGTCATTATTAGCGTCTCAGCGGTGCAGGCCAAAGGCTCAAATACGGCGGGTATGCCTGAGGCAGTCAAGCTGTCTATGGAGGCGCGGGCGGAAAGGAAGCACCCAGGCGTGAGCCGTTGACGATTACCGGCTATAGGCGCCCAGGTACAAACGGGGTCCGATCGGAGCACAACGGAGTTCTCCGTTTCAGTATTACGGGGAAAGCTGTCCCACAGCGATGGCGTTGGAGCCTGTATTTCACGCAGGTGGCCGGATGGGGCTATGTCTGACCAGCGCTACGTAAATTTTATCATTTGGAGACGATAGGTGAGGTCGTGATAGCCGTTTTGGGGGCCAACGCGAGGGGGTTACCCGGAATCCGGGAGATCAAAAGCCTCGACGAGCTGGCCAGCTGGGAGCTTCTAGTGGTGGTAGGAGACAGAGACCTCGCCGAGAGGGTGGGCGCCGCCTTCTTCACTCGGGAGGAGTGGAATCGTTTCCTGGAAGTATACGCGGCCGAATTGACGAAGGAGAGCAGTAGACGCATCGATCAACCGCCGGCTCCCTAGGATAGTCCCCTCAACAGCGCGGAGCCCTTGAGTATTCGGGGGACTGTCCGCAGATGTTCCCAGGAAGAGCCATAAAAAGCGCCGCCGCCGGGATTTGAACCCGGGACCTACGGGTTAACAGCCTCGACCCGCCGCGGCCGGCGCCGCGGCTGACCGCCGCTATACCGGGCTTAGCTACGGCGGCTCTCCCCCAGATGAGGCGGGCACTTTATAAGTTTAGCCCCCCTATGTTATACGCGGCCTCCTCGGGAACCTGCCATCGAGGGGCGGGCTGCCGCTCTGCCCGCTCTGAGGATCTCCCTCAACATACTTCCAACGCCGATGACGCCGACGACGGTCAACACCAAGATAGTGCCTATGTTTATCGAGTCTAGATTGGGCACTGGGTTGCCGGTGGCAATAGCCCAGCTGTCTATCTCGGGCAACGCCACTACGGCCAGGCCGGCAACTGCGAAGACAAGCCCGCCGTAGTAGAGGGTACGGCCGGCGACACGTCTGGCAATCCTAGTGATCTCCTCCTCGCTCAGCCTCTTTAACCTCATAAGGCTCCCGAACAGGGCCCCGAATATAATCTGCATCGCCATAGTGCCCAGCCCGAAGAAGAGGCCGGGGAGCGGGGCATACAACAACGAGCCGACGCGGGGCGCTAGCGCGAACGTCAACACGCTCGCGTAGGCCCCGAAGCCGAAGCCGGCCACAAGGCCGTGCACCACAGTCATACCCAGAGGGACGTCCCTCTCCTCTAGCTCGTGCATCGGCACTCCGCCCACTCTGTCGCTGTGGTGCCTCCAGCCTCCAAATAGGACGTCTATCGGCAAATGGATGTAGCGGCCCTTGAGGACGTAGGCGCCTGCCACAGCCATGACCAGCCCCACTACAATGTAGACTGGGCCGTCGAGATTGTACTGTTGATAGAAGCTCGCCAAGCCCAAAAAGCCCAACGTAGTCAAGAGGGCCCGCTGCGCAGTGAACCCAAGTGAGAATAGAAATCCGGCCTTCATGCCTCCCCTAGTGCTGTATTTGCCCACGGCGTAGCTGAAGGTTATCGGCCACGTGTGTTCGTCGGGAGTGGCTCCGTGGAGCACGCCGAGGAGGAAGGAAAAGACAAGTATCTCGCCGAGAGTAAGGCTGGAGGGCGGATTCAGCAGCTCCTGGAGCGTTATCATGAGTTTTACACCGTTTTCTATTTATAAACTTATGCACAGCGTCTCCGTTGATCCTTGGTAATTTTAAGAGCTCCGTGCACAGAGAAGTGGGCGAGGATGCAGCCGGAGCGCGCTCAAGATCGAGAGAAGCGAGCCGTAGGGAACCGGAGTCGGCCTCACGGCAGGCCCCCGCGGCCCCCTCAGCCGACCGATCCTGCCGGAGAAAAGACGGCTCAAGCTTTTATGTTTTTCCGTAGCCTCCCCCGCCCGGCGTCTCCACGACGACTTCGTCGCCCTCTTCCAGCTTGATCGACTCAGATTTAACTCTGACGACCTCGCCGTTCCTCCTCCTCACGACCACCTCCGCAGGTTTGCCGCGCCCTCCCCCCTCCAGCCCCCATGGACCTATTTCGAATCTGCTCGCTATTATAGACAAAGTGGCAGGCGCCAAGAGCTTGAAGGATCTGACTATCCCGTCTCCGCCCGGGTATCTCCCGGCGCCTCCGCTGTTTTCCCTTATTTTGTACGCAGTGAACTTGAGCGGATACTCCCTCTCCGCTATCTCTATCGGCGTGTTCAAAGTGTTTGTCATATTCACGTGACGCCGAACACGCCCGGGCCGTTGGGCCTGCCGCCGCTTCCTCCGCCGACGGTCTCGTAGTACGACCAATAACGGTGGCCCCTCCATATACCCCCCATCATTATGTTCATCATAGTGCCGGAGCCCGCGGCCGGAACTCTGCCCGGCAGAGCCTTCGAGAGGGCCAACAACGTAGTGTCGGCGATCCTCTGGCTGGTCTCCAAGTTCCCGGCCCCGACGGCGGCCGGCTTGATTGGGTTCACCAGAGAGCCGTCGGGCGCTTTCACTTGGATGGAGCTATAGAACCCGTAGTTCGTGGGAATCTCGGCTCCCAGGACCGACCTAACCGCGAAGGAGACCGCCGAGAACGTGACGCCGAAGACGGCGTTGATCGGCGCATCCCTCTGGCGCGCTGTGCCCTCGAAGTCCGCCGTCACTCCGCCTTCGCCTATGGAGAGCACCACCCTTATCGGCAAGAGCTCGCCGTCCCAGTCAAGATAGTCCACCGCCTCGAACGCTCCGCGGGGCCAGTCCGCCATCTCTCTCAACGTGATTCTCTTGCCGTATTCGATCGCCTCACTCCACATCTCCTCCACTCCGCCATAGCGCTCGAAGAGGTCTCTCACTCTGGCGGCCCCGACCCTCGACGCCGCCAGTTGGGCCTCCAGATCTCCCCGGGCCACCTCCGGAGTCTTGAAGTTCTCCAGCATGAAGGAGAGGGCCTCTCTGTTCAGTGAGCCTCTCCTCAAGATCTTAAGGGGAGGTATAACAACGCCCTCTTCGTACAAGGTCTTAGCCCTGGGGTTCAACGACGCCGGTAGAGGGCCTCCCACGTCCACATAGTGGGCCTTCGAGGCTATGTAGGCCACGAGCTTCCCGCGCCAGTGGACAGGATAGAGCACCATCACGTCGTTGAGGTGGGTGCCAGCGATGTACGGATCATTGGTCAATACGGCGTCTCCCTCCTCGAGCTCTACCCCTTCCCTCTCGAGAGTCCTCAACAGATTGGCCACTCCGACGTGGAATGAGCCGAGGTGCACAGGTATGTGTTCGGCTTGGGCCACTATCCTTCCCTCCGGGTCTACCACGGCCACGCTGTGGTCCATACGTTCTCTTATATTGGGCGAGAAGGCGGAGTTCCTCAAGGCTATTCCGGCCTCCTCCGCTATATACTCAGTGGCCCGATATACGATCTCCCACCTCATAGCCTCAGCTCGATCCCATACCTTCCCACCACTGCTTCCCAACGCGGCGGGACTACTGTCGTTGAGTAGTCCTCAACTATCAAGGCCGGCCCCCTCGCCTTATATCCCAACGGAAGCTCGCTCCGCCGGTAGACCGCAGCCTTGACCCACCCGTCGAAGAAGACCTCCTTCTCGGCTACTGAGGGCGAACCGACCTCCGGCGGCTCGGGCACTCTGGGCTTCTGTCTTTTGACCACGGCGAAGACGCGTATAGTTACGACCTCCACCGGCTTGTCTAGAACAAAGCCGTAGGTGGCCCTGTGTTTCTCCTCGAAGGCCCTCCTCACGACCTCAAGGCTTGCGTTGGGCCCCACGGGCACTGTGAGCTCCCATCCCTGTCCTGCGTACCTCACGTCGGCATATCTGACGAAGTAGTCGGGCTTGTATCTAGACAGCTCCGCCTCGAGCCTCTTGAAGCCCTCCTCAATTTCCCTCGGGTAGGCAGAGCGGGCCTCGAACTTGAAGTCGGCCATGAGCATGCCCAACGAGGTGAAGACGCCGGGCATCGGCGGTATGATCACTCTGGAGATGCCCATCTCCTCGGCCACCTCTGCGGCGTGTTGCGGGCCCGCGCCTCCGAATGCCATGAGGGCGAAGCTGGCCGGGTCCAGACCTCTCTCGACGGTCACAAGCCTTATGGCTCTGGCCATCTCCACGTTGACTAGCTTCACTGCGGCAGCTGAGACGTCGATGGGATCCCCCAGCTCCGCCAGAGCTTTGACGGCCGCCTTGACGTCTAGTCTGAGGGAGCCGCCCGCCAGCGTCTCCGGTATTCTGCCCAACGCCAAGTTGGCGTCCGTGATAGTCGGGCTGGCGCCGCCTCTGCCGTAGCAGACCGGCCCGGGGTCTGCGCCGGCGCTCAGAGGGCCGACCCTCAGAGCTCCCCCTGCGTCTCTCCAGACTATAGTGCCGCCCCCCGCCGAGACCTCCGCCAGATCCACGAAGGGGAAACGCACGGGATATCCCGAGCCCTTCACCAGTCTGCCTCTGTGGCTCTCCCCGCCCACTTCGTACTCAGTGGTTATCGAGGGCTCGAAGCCGACTATTGTCCCAGCCTTGGCCGTAGTTCCGCCCATATCGAAGGATATAACGTTTGCCTCGCCCATAAGTCTGGCGAGCTCCGCCGCGGCGATGACGCCTGCGGCAGGCCCAGACTCAACGAGCTGGACAGGCCGCCTGGCCGCCTCCTCCACAGTAACAAGCCCTCCCGAGCTGGCCATGACGTAGAGAGAGCCGCCCTTTTCCTCCACGAACCCCCTCAGCCTAGCCAGATAACGCCCCACCAGCGGCATCAACGCGGCGTTCACCACAGCGGTGGAGAAGCGCTCGTACTCTCTGGGCTCTTGCGCGACCTCGTGCGACGCCGTGACGTACTCGAAGTATTTGCGCAACGTCTTGGCGGCGACCTCCTCGTTGCTGGGATTTGCGTAGGAGTGGAGGAATGCCACCGCAGCGCTCACAGCGCCCATGGACCGGGCGCGGGCGGCCAGCGCCTCGATCTCGGCGGGCTCCACGGCCTTCTCCACTGTGCCGTCGGCCAAAGTCCTCTCCTCTACCTCGAACCTCAGGTCTCTTGGCACTAGTTGGCGCGGCTTGTTGAAGAAGAGGTCGTAGAGCTTGGGCCTGTTCTGTCTGCCTATCTCTATCACGTCGCGGAACCCCTTGGTGGTGAACAATGCCACTCTCGGCAGCTCCAGCCCCACTTGTCCCAAGAGGGCGTTCGTACCTATAGTCGAGGCGTGGAGAACCTCGCCGAACTCCAAGCTGGAGAGGCCGTCCATCACGGCCCTCTCCGGCTCTCTCGGCGTCGAGAGTATCTTCAGCGTAGTTATATTGCCGTTCTCGTCTACGGCCACGAAGTCCGTGAACGTCCCCCCTACGTCTACTCCGACGATCTTCATCTGCGCGCGCGAAGTCCGTACGCCAGCACGCCCGCCAGCCCCAACACAGCTAACGACGCCAGATAGACTCCGCCTAAGAACTTGTCCACGCCTACGATCACGGTCATTATATACGGAGCAGTTCCGGCCAACACAGTGTTTCCTATCTGATATGCTGAGGACACTCCAGTGGCTCTGGCCAACGTGGGGAAGAGCTCGGCCAAAAAGGCGGCCTCGGGCGTATAGACTATGCCGTGCGCGAAGCCTGTCAAGAGCACAACTACGAAGAAGACGGCTGCGTTGGAGAGGGCGTACGTGATCAACAACGCCCCTATTATGAACAGGATGAACCCCAGAGTTATTGGCAACAAGTTGCCCATCCTCTCGGCGAGGAAGCCGCTGATTATTATACCTATTAAGTCTAATAATGCGAACAGCACGACTGCCTCAAATTTGGCCTGCGCAGTCACCAGCTTCAGGGCGCCTGCTAAGTTCGGCAGAAATGCGTTGCCGTAGTAGAAGACGGCGCCTGCGGCGCCCGCAAGGAATATACCTACGACGAGCTCCTTCCAATACTTGCCGTACGCCACGGCGATAGGATTCTCCACTTTCTCGGCCCTCCTCCTGGCCTCTAGATACTCCAGGGTTTCGCCGAATTTAAACCTAAAGAACAAGCCTATGACTACCAACAAGAGAGACAAAAGAAACGCCGCCCTCCAGCCCCATGCCGACACTGCGGCGTTGCCCAGCGCCGCAGTCAAGGCCAACAACACGCCGGCTGCAAACAGGAGGCCCAGGGGTACTCCGCTCTGGACAAACGCCATAAAGAGGCGTTTCCTCTTAACGTTCTCGAAGAGGTAGTTCACCGCAGTGCCCCACTCTCCTCCGAGCGCGAACCCTTGGAGCACTCTCAACAGAACCACGATGGCCACCGCCAGAGCTCCCAGATCGCTGTACGGCGGGACTA includes:
- a CDS encoding transcriptional regulator gives rise to the protein MHRDKAVGAALVALGVVGILLYGWLVFLSPWSLAVLRATAFVAVAAVLGILAWVGYALATTPPPKPIEEIEKEVQKALEEIERQMQSSSTQASSP
- a CDS encoding glycosyltransferase family 4 protein — translated: MKVAVFAEALWPWGEGGGELATYLYAVGLRELGAQVRVFVRRGGPPPRGLEVVELGGAGTRKFHVPPLAARRALEWADVAYFASAYWELIPLAKRVGRKAVVHLHSYEPACPMGTLYNWGAGSVCRAEERRCWSCIWHTERALGRSILRALASQAANVPAAPLFVRALRSADAAVFVSEAQRRLLVAHARDLPKSYVLYNPAPRLSYSPPAGRGIGYFGGLNPLKGYRVLLEAWRRLGLDGELHMTRAEGLRDPLRGVRVYGSLSPEELDSLYLKIWAVAVPSIWEEPFSYVALEGLVRGRLVVASKAGGLPEVLEGAPGTFLVPRGDPAALAEALERSLEADAEELGAKNREVALRRFDGLRQAEKLMRIMES
- a CDS encoding hydantoinase/oxoprolinase family protein → MKIVGVDVGGTFTDFVAVDENGNITTLKILSTPREPERAVMDGLSSLEFGEVLHASTIGTNALLGQVGLELPRVALFTTKGFRDVIEIGRQNRPKLYDLFFNKPRQLVPRDLRFEVEERTLADGTVEKAVEPAEIEALAARARSMGAVSAAVAFLHSYANPSNEEVAAKTLRKYFEYVTASHEVAQEPREYERFSTAVVNAALMPLVGRYLARLRGFVEEKGGSLYVMASSGGLVTVEEAARRPVQLVESGPAAGVIAAAELARLMGEANVISFDMGGTTAKAGTIVGFEPSITTEYEVGGESHRGRLVKGSGYPVRFPFVDLAEVSAGGGTIVWRDAGGALRVGPLSAGADPGPVCYGRGGASPTITDANLALGRIPETLAGGSLRLDVKAAVKALAELGDPIDVSAAAVKLVNVEMARAIRLVTVERGLDPASFALMAFGGAGPQHAAEVAEEMGISRVIIPPMPGVFTSLGMLMADFKFEARSAYPREIEEGFKRLEAELSRYKPDYFVRYADVRYAGQGWELTVPVGPNASLEVVRRAFEEKHRATYGFVLDKPVEVVTIRVFAVVKRQKPRVPEPPEVGSPSVAEKEVFFDGWVKAAVYRRSELPLGYKARGPALIVEDYSTTVVPPRWEAVVGRYGIELRL
- a CDS encoding MFS transporter: MAETKIGLGLVAGVVSGTILEWYDTFLFAVAASYIGSAFFPSKNPVTELANVFLTFALGFFARPLGAIFFGWLGDRYGRRTAMFWTLATAGIATALIGVVPPYSDLGALAVAIVVLLRVLQGFALGGEWGTAVNYLFENVKRKRLFMAFVQSGVPLGLLFAAGVLLALTAALGNAAVSAWGWRAAFLLSLLLVVIGLFFRFKFGETLEYLEARRRAEKVENPIAVAYGKYWKELVVGIFLAGAAGAVFYYGNAFLPNLAGALKLVTAQAKFEAVVLFALLDLIGIIISGFLAERMGNLLPITLGFILFIIGALLITYALSNAAVFFVVVLLTGFAHGIVYTPEAAFLAELFPTLARATGVSSAYQIGNTVLAGTAPYIMTVIVGVDKFLGGVYLASLAVLGLAGVLAYGLRARR